In one Polaribacter sp. ALD11 genomic region, the following are encoded:
- a CDS encoding cytochrome-c peroxidase, with product MKKLLMSILSLFLISSCTKEDVYEPFIFDNPEIEVNIPVEFPELNNSFYINKPTKYGVELGKKLFFDKKLSANNTISCASCHLQENAFTDNTTQAIGIYGRVGFRNTPPIQNLAFMKFYNWDGNKQVLESQPLVPIITHEEMDSSILEVIGKLEIEEDYINLFYNAFGDDKITGERIYNSIAQYEYTLISANSKYDKVQRNEGEYFTDDEARGYTIFKEKCTSCHSSELFTDQSFRNIGFPINPDTEEGGRSRVTGKIDDYMRFRVPSLRNIEYTAPYGSFGQFTSLKEVLDYLDNGVLEANNLDPFFKDNENRIALTEEEKSNLISFMKTLSDIEFVGQ from the coding sequence ATGAAAAAGTTATTAATGAGTATTTTAAGCTTATTTCTAATTTCATCTTGTACTAAAGAAGATGTTTATGAGCCTTTTATTTTCGATAATCCAGAAATTGAAGTAAATATACCTGTAGAGTTTCCAGAATTAAACAATTCATTTTACATCAATAAACCCACAAAATACGGAGTTGAATTAGGTAAAAAACTTTTTTTTGATAAAAAACTAAGTGCAAATAACACAATTTCTTGCGCTAGTTGCCACCTTCAAGAAAATGCGTTTACAGATAATACAACACAAGCCATCGGTATTTATGGAAGAGTTGGATTTAGAAATACGCCACCAATTCAAAACTTAGCATTTATGAAATTTTATAATTGGGATGGAAATAAACAAGTTTTAGAAAGTCAACCTCTAGTTCCTATTATTACACATGAAGAAATGGATTCTTCTATTTTAGAAGTAATTGGTAAGTTAGAAATTGAAGAAGATTATATCAATCTTTTTTACAATGCTTTTGGTGATGATAAAATAACAGGGGAAAGAATTTACAACAGTATTGCTCAATACGAATACACATTAATTTCTGCCAACAGTAAATATGATAAAGTACAACGAAATGAAGGTGAGTATTTTACAGATGATGAAGCAAGGGGTTATACCATTTTTAAAGAAAAATGTACAAGTTGTCATAGTTCAGAGTTGTTTACAGACCAGAGTTTTAGAAATATCGGATTTCCTATAAATCCTGATACAGAAGAAGGAGGAAGATCTAGAGTTACTGGAAAAATAGATGATTATATGCGTTTTCGCGTACCTTCATTAAGAAACATAGAGTATACTGCTCCTTATGGGAGTTTTGGGCAATTTACTAGCTTAAAAGAGGTTCTAGATTATTTAGACAATGGCGTTTTAGAAGCAAATAATTTAGATCCTTTTTTTAAAGAT
- a CDS encoding MbnP family protein translates to MKNLKKYLLLSVISLSIVSCNEDSIPVANNVTLEFNNTFNDTTIIVGDATAADATVNTSTEGQVHHFSELKYVISNIRLIRADGIEIPYNVNNLDEGATVVDQSKPETLQYVLNDIPTANYTQIKFGLGVKTELNTLNQESFPNFYAAAGANDTEMHWEWGTGYRFTKIEGFYGNDNAALSFHSGSTIDDNQGVDAYRDVTLNLTTNAKVGSNSPKITIKVDFDYLLSGATDVVLGADNATPSMHTSNNMIVFVENIKEMFSVENVN, encoded by the coding sequence ATGAAAAATTTAAAAAAGTACCTTTTATTATCAGTAATCTCATTATCAATCGTCTCTTGTAATGAAGATAGTATCCCTGTTGCAAACAATGTAACATTAGAGTTTAACAACACGTTTAACGATACTACAATTATTGTGGGTGATGCTACTGCTGCAGATGCAACGGTAAATACTTCTACAGAGGGACAAGTTCATCATTTTTCTGAATTAAAATATGTAATTAGTAACATTCGTCTTATAAGAGCAGATGGAATAGAAATTCCTTACAATGTTAACAATTTAGATGAAGGTGCAACAGTAGTTGATCAATCTAAACCAGAAACATTACAATATGTTTTAAATGATATTCCTACGGCAAATTATACCCAAATAAAATTTGGATTAGGAGTGAAAACAGAATTAAACACTTTAAACCAAGAGAGTTTTCCTAATTTTTATGCAGCAGCTGGTGCAAATGACACAGAAATGCACTGGGAATGGGGAACTGGATACCGTTTTACAAAAATTGAAGGTTTTTACGGAAATGATAATGCAGCATTATCTTTCCATTCTGGTAGTACAATTGATGATAACCAAGGTGTAGATGCTTATAGAGATGTTACCTTAAATCTTACTACAAATGCTAAAGTAGGAAGCAACTCTCCTAAAATTACAATAAAAGTAGATTTCGATTATTTATTAAGTGGAGCAACAGACGTTGTATTAGGTGCTGATAATGCAACACCAAGTATGCATACTTCTAATAATATGATCGTTTTTGTCGAAAATATTAAAGAAATGTTTTCTGTTGAAAACGTAAACTAA